CAGGGTGTATCGCTGCTCAAGCCGTTCCACCCGAAGATCGCCGGCTCGAACGAATGCCGCCGGCACGTCGACACCCCTCCCCACTGTGAAGTCCAGCCGATGGATCGGAAGGGTGTTCGTGACGGCGGACGATTCGAAATCGACGTCGACACAACCGTCGAGCTCAGGCCGTGGTTCACCATCGACCGTCCACCGGTCTGCCATATCCCGTGTCAGCCTCACCTCGCGAACCCCGGCGTCGGTCCTGCTCGATGCTCGCACCGCGACGGTTCGCCAGGAGGGGTCGACGGTCACGCGGTACCCCACCGACCACAGCGCCGCGGACTCGTTCGCGGTCGTGTGACCGGCCAGACGGTGACCGCCGTTCCGGTCGCTGAGGAAGACAACCTCGAAGCCCACCCGCGCACCGCGGTGGTTCCAGCTCGCTGAAACGGGCGGCGGTGCGAGTTTCATGAGTCGAACCTCGTTCGAGACAGGTCGTTCACGGGATCAGCCGCCGTCATCCGGAATCTGCGGCATCGCTCCTCGTGACATCGCGTTGACGTGATGAAGTGAACTCTAGGACATGACTTGTGACACCACCCCGGCCCGGACTGCGTGCTCCCGGAATGGTCACGAGCACGCCCTCGAAGCGGCTGGCAGACTGGTCGCGCCGACCAGGAGGAGGTCCCAGGCATGACATCATCGCGGCCCCGCACGCTCGCTCTCGCCGTCGGCATCGCGCTGGTCGCCGTTGCCCTCGCGGGGTGCTCCGCTCCGGCCGCACCGGGCGGGGCGACCTCGACGCCGCCCCCGCCGGCCTCGACCCCAGCGGCCACCTCCGACGCGTATGCGATCTTCTGCGAGGCGAATCGCACGGCGGCCGCCGCCAAGGCCGGAACGGTCGGCGAAGACCTCGAAGCAGTGACGGCCCAGGCTTCCGCGATCCGAGCGATCCTGCCGCTGTCGGATGTGAGCGCCCAGGTCGCTGCCGGTGCGGAGGTCTTCGCGACCTCCGCCGAAGAGACGGCGGCGATCCTCGCGCAGTTCCCCGCCGACAGCCTGGTCTCCGATGTCGGCCTGGACCCGAGGTTCACCGAGTCCGACGCGGTGCGCCGCGCCGCGACCGATCCCGACTATCAGGCCTTCATCGCGTGGACGATCGAGACGTGCGAGCTGGCTGGCGGCTGACGGCGGGCTGAACGCCGCTCAGGAGGGGTTCCGGGTGTCGTAGCCGGCGCGCTCCGGGCGGCGTCCGTGTCCGTCCTTCGTGACCACAACGGCGGTGCCGGCGATCATTCCGCAGGCCAAGAATGCGAGTGCGGCGAGCAGGATCGTGGTTTCCATGTCTTCCTCCGAAACCCATCGTCTCGACAGACATGCTTCAGCACCAGTTAGTGTTTGCATGCCAATCGTGTAACTGTGGCTTCATGATCGATCCCGTCAGCATCCGTGCTCTGATGGCGGTGGCAGACCATGGCTCCGTCGTGGAGGCCGCGCGAGTGCTCGGCTACACGCCGCCCAACGTGTCTCAGCACATCCGCAAGCTCGAGCTCCACTTCGATACGCCGCTGCTCGAGCGGGTCGGGCGAGGGGTCGTGCTCACCCCTGCCGCGATGACCCTCGTGAGTCGGGGTCGCCCGCTCGTCGACGGGCTGGAGCAGCTGCGGCGGGCTCCGCTGCACGATGACGAGGTGACGGGTGTGCTGCGCGTCGGCGCCTTCCCCACCGCGGTCTGCGGGCTGCTCATCCCGACGATCACGCGTGCCGCGGCGAAGTACCCGCAGCTGCGCATCGAGCCGTATGAGATCGAGGCGGATGCTGCGCTGACCGCCCTGGCGCGAGGGACGCTCGACGCGGTCATCCACAAGAGCTGGGGCGCCAACGAACCGGACGAGTTCGAGCCGCGAGCGCTTCGCCGGACGGAGATCGGAACGGATCAGCTCGACGCCCTCGTTCCGTCGACGCATCCGCTCGCCGGGCGCGATCGGCTCTTCCTCCGCGAGCTCGCCTCGGATCAGTGGGCGATCAGTCCCGTCCATGACCCCTACGGGCGCTGGATCGCCTCCCACGACCCCGCACTGCTCTCGACGCTGGGTCACGCGTTCGAAGCCGCCGAGTTCCAAACCCTCACCCGGTACGTCGAGGCGGGTCTCGCCGTGACGGTGATCCCGCGGTTAGGGCGGGGCGTGCTGCCCGACTCGGTGCGAGCGATCCCGCTCGCCGACCCCGACGCCTACCGCAAGATCCACCTGTACCTGCGACCCATCACCGCTCGTTCGCAGGTCGCCGGCGCCTTCGCGGCGATGATCGGCGAGGCGCTGCGGAACGAGGAGAGCAGCGACTGACGGAGGAGGTCAGCCCAGTTCGTTCTCGAGCGCGGTCAGCACCTCGAGAGCGCCGTCGAGATCGACCGTAGCGGGGAGGGCCGCGCCGAGCTTGCCGCTCCACTCCGCACGCAGTCGCGCGATGCTGACGTGAGCGTCGGCGGTCAGCGTGAAGTGCGCGGCCCGGCGGTCCGACGGATCCTCCGTTCGCGCGACCATCCCCTTCTCGACCAGGCCGCGCAGGATCGTGCTGGTGTTGCTCGCCCGAAGCTCCAGGTTGGCAGCGACGTGCGACGACGTGATGCCCGGGTGGCGATCGATGTGGCGCACCACGAGAGCCTCCAGCGGGCTCAGGGGCACGATCGTGGTGTCGGCGAAGCCCCGCGCCGTGAGGAGCCGCGCGACGTGCACGATCCGGTCGGCGATGTCTGCCAGCGCCTCATCGCGCGAAGCGGGCTCACTGTCGTCGGGCATCGGGGCGGACTCCTCGCTTGACGTCGGGATTTAGTTATGATTTCATAACTTAATGCTTTCGACGGACACGGTCCTCACCACCACACCAGCAGATCGGCCGAGTTCGGCGACCGACACGGCACTGCGCGCCCCCCACCGCCCGATCGGCGGGGCGACGTTGATCACGCTGGCCGTACTGGCGGCGATCGCGCCCTTCGGGATCGATCTGTACCTGTCGGCCTTCCCGGCGATGACCGCCGATCTCGCGACGACCGCGACGGGCGTGCAGCTCTCGCTCACCGCCTTCCTCGTGGGGGCAGGGCTCGGACAGGTGGTCTTCGGTCCGTGGTCGGATCGCGTGGGTCGCCTGGCTCCGCTCCTGACCGGGCTGGCCGTGTTCCTGGTCGCCAGCGTCGTGGCTATGCTCGCGGGCTCCATCGAGGTGCTCGTCGCGGCGCGGCTGCTGCAGGGCATCGGCGGCGCGGCGGGCATGGTCATCGGGCGAGCGATGATCGTCGACCGCGAGGAAGGCCCGCGCGCGGCGCGGGCGCTGAATCTCATGATGATGATCGGCGGCATCGCCCCCGTCATCGCCCCCCTCACCGGCAGCGTGCTCGGGGGCGCGATCGGATGGCGGGGGCTCCTCGCCATCGTCGGCGGCGTCGGTGCGGTCGCGGCGATCCTGACGCTCCTCTTCGTTCGGGAGTCGCTGCCTCGCGAGGTGCGCGTGGCACGTGCGGCCCGGGAACCCGGGGGCTGGCGCGTGCTCCTCTCGCGCACGTACGTCGGGAACGTCTTGGCCTTCGCCTTCGGGATGGCGATCATGATGGCCTACATCTCGGCCTCGCCCTTCGTCTATCAGGACATGGTCGGCCTCGACGCCCTGGGATACGGGATCGCTTTCGCGATCAACGCGGTCGGCCTCGTGGCCGCGACGGGACTCGCGGCCTTCCTCGCCCGACGGATCTCCCCTCGTGCGTCCGCGCTGATCGGGCTCGGCACGAGTTTCGCCGCGGTCGCGGTGATCCTCATCCTCACCGTCGCGGGCGCTCCGGCCGCGTGGTTGATGGTGCCGCTGTTCTTCGCGATCGCGCCGCTCGGACTCGTACTCGGGAGCACGACGGCGCTGGCGCTGTCGTCGGTGCCGCACGCGGCGACCGGATCGGCCTCCGCGATCCTCGGGCTCCTCCAGTTCGTGTTGGCGGGCACCGTCGCCGGTCTCGTCGGCGTCGCTGGGGAGCACACCGCCCTCCCGCTCGCGCTGACGATGTTCGCCGCGGCGCTGCTCGCCCTCCTCGCGCTCGCCGTCGGGCGGGAACGCACCGTCACGCCGGCGCGGGTACGTCGTCCCTGACCGCCGCGCCCAACGGCAGCGAGACCACGAACCTCGCGCCGTCGGCGTCGCGCTCGCAGACGACGTCGCCGCCGTGGGCCCGGGCGATGCCTCGGGCGATGGGGAGACCGAGGCCCGCGCCGGTGCGGGCCGCGCGAGCCGGATCGAGTCGCACGAGTCGCTCGAAGATCCGCTCGCGGTCGGCGTCGGGAACGCCCGGCCCGTCGTCGACGACACTCACCGCCGCCGTATCTCGGGAGCCCGCGACGAGCTCGATCCGCACCCGCCCGGCGCCCGCCGTGGCGCGGGCGGCGTTGTCGACGAGGTTCGCCACGACCTGTGCGATGCGGTCGGCGTCGACGACGACGGGCACGGGTTCGGAGGGCGCTCGCAGGTCCACGCGCAATCCGGGGTGCACCCGCCGCATCCGCTCGGTCTCGGCCGCGAGCAGCTCGCGCAGATCGACGCTCCGCGGACGCAGCTCGAGGCCCTGGTCGACACGAGCCATCGTGAGCAGGTCGTCGACGAGGCGCGACGCGCGCGAGGCCTCGTGCACGACGCGAGTCGCGAGCAGCTCGCGATCAGGACCGTCGAGGTCGGCGCGGATGAGGGTCTCGGCCGCGGCCCGCATACCGGCCACGGGCGTGCGCAGCTCGTGAGCGGCATCGGAGAGGAATGCCCGCAGTCGCGTCTCGGCGTCGAGCGCGGCCTGCTCGGCGCCCACCACGTCGTCGAGCATGTCGTCGAACGCGGCGGCGACCCGACCGATCTCGGTGTCGGGCCGTGTCGGGCGCAGGCGCCGATCACGGTCGCCCGCCGCGACCGAGCGAGCCGCGACCGACATGCGATCGAGGGGGCGGAGGGTGCCGCGCACGATGAGCACGATCGCCCCCGCGCCGAGGGCGAGGACGGCGACCGACGCGACGCCCATGACCCACCGCACCTGGGTGAGCGTTTCGTCCACCCCGGCAGTGGAGGCCGTGAGTGTCACGGTCGATCCGTCGCTCAGGGTGGAGCGGAGCGTCACCAGCTGTTCGTCGCCGCTGACTTCCGACGCGGTGACCGTCTCGCCCGACGCGCTCGTCGACGGCGAAGACGCCAGGGGCTCGGGCGGACCGGCCGGTCCGGGCCCTCCCGGGGGCCCGTCGCGCAACTGGTCGGGACTCGGGCCCGCGACCACCGAGCCGCCGCCGGCATCGTCGATCCGCACCGAGAGTCCCTGCGCGGAGAGGCGCTCGGCGAGCTCTTCGGCGTCGACCGTGCCCACGAGCGACGCCGCCGCAGACGCGCGGTCACGGAGGCGATCCTCGATCTGGCCGCGGAGCCGCGCCCCGAGCACCACGTCGACGACGATCACCAGCACGATCAGCACCAGCGCGAGAAGAGCGAGCACCGCGACGATCGTGCGTCGGCGGAGCGACCCGGTGCGCAGCGCCGCTACGGCGGTCACGGCGCGACGCTCAGACGGTAGCCGAGGCCGCGCACGGTGTGGATCATGCGAGGACCCCGGGTCTCCATCTTGCGGCGGAGCGCGCTGAGGTGGACCTCCACGAGATTCGGGTCGTAGTCGTCGTAGCCCCACACCTCCGTCAGGATCTGCGCCTTCGACAGGGTGCGGCCCCGACTCTCGACGAACAGGCGCAGCAGTCGGAACTCGGTGGCCGTCAGGTCGAGGGCCTCCCCGCCGCGGCGCGCGAGCGCAGCATCCGGGTCGACGACGAGGTCGCCGACCTCGATGGTCGCGGGCAGACGGCCCCGACGGCGGAGCACGGCGGTCGTTCGCGCGACGAGCTCGGCCATCGAGAACGGCTTGACCACGTAGTCGTCGGCGCCCTCGGCGAAGCCGCGGAGGCGGTCGTCGACCTCGTCCCTGGCGGTGAGCATGATCACGGGGGTGTCGCCCGCCTCGCGGATCACGGGCAGCAGGCGGATGCCGGTGGGCCCGGGCATCATCCAGTCGAGCACCAGGAGATCGGGCCGGAACGTCGCGAGCCGCTCGGTCAGGTGACGCCCATCGGCATCGCCCTCGGCGATGAGACCGTCGGCGCGCAGAGCCGTCACGACAGACAGGCGGATGGTCTCGTCGTCGTCGAGAACGAGCACGCGGGCGGGGGCAGGCATTCTCGGCACGGTACGCCGCGGGACTGGGCGGCTCTTATGCGTTCGATAGGCGGATGCTGCGTGCGCGGCGACTTCAGGCCCGCTTCAGACAGCGATCACAGGCTGGAGATCGAAGCCGGAGGAGCGTCCCCGGCGGAGAGGATCACCATGAACGACGACCGCATTCCCCCGGCACCCGACGACCACGACGACCGGAACGACACGTTGCCGCTGACCCGCCCGACGGTGACGGAGGAACCGCAGCCGCGTCGATGGGTGCGACCGGCGCTGATCGTCGGGGCGGTGATCGTCGCGGCCGGACTCGCCGGCGGAACGGCCGCCGTGGCGGCCCAGTCGAGCGCCGCCCCGTCGTCGGTCTCGTCGACGACACCCCGCGCCGACGGGACGGCGCCGACCCCGGGCGCCGACGGGACAGCGCCGACACCCCCGGCCGACGGCACCGGGCCCTCCCCGCGCGAGGACGGGACGGCCCCGACCCCTCCGGCCGGGCCCGGTGGACCGGGTGCCTGCGCCGACGGCGAGGGCCCGGGAGCGCGCGACGGGCGCACCCCGCCGACTCCGCCGACAGACGGGACGGCACCCACCCCGCCCGCGGACGGGACGGCGCCCACCCCGCCGACGGGTGCGCCCACGCCTCCCGCCGAGACACCGGGGTCCTGACGGGAGATCCGCGCAGAGCGGTGGCTCTCGTCGGCGGTGCTCGCCGGGTCGGCCGAGGTCAGGTCGCGGCGAGCACCGCCCGCTCGCGAAGGGCGGGGTAGGCCTGGAACACCATCTCGACGAGCTGGTCGATCGGCCGCGTCAGCGGGTCGGTCGCCGGCACGCCGAATTCGAGCTCGTACTCGTCGATGGCGTCGGTGACCTGCTGGTCGGTCATGTTCTCGTGGTTGATCGTGACGCCGATCACGCGGGTACGTGCGAACGCCTCGATCAGGGCGATCTCGCTCGCCGCGGTCGGCATCGGGATGGCCGGGTAGTCGCCGAGCGTGCCGCGCAGAGGTGCGTGCTGCACGATGACGCCGTCGGGGCGGGCGCCGCGCAGGATGTAGGCCGACGTCAGGTACGCCGGGTGGCTGAGCGCTCCCTGGCCTTCGACGACGATGATGTCGGGGTTCTCGTCGTGGAACGCCGAGACGACCTGGCCTTCGACCTCGCCCGAGCAGTACTGCGGAACCGTGGCGTCGAGAGCGACGGCGTAGCGGGCGCCCTGGATGAGCGCGGTCTGACCGGTGCCGATCATGACGGCCTTGATGCCGCGGGCGATGAGCGCCTCGACCAGCAGGGTGGTCGTTGTTCGCTTGCCGATCGCGCCGTCGGTTCCGAGAACGGCCACGCGAGGACAGGTCACGTCGAAGATCTCGCCGGTGAACAGGCGCAGATCCTTCTTGTCCTTCGTCCGTCGTACGTCGGTGATCGTCACCCCGGCGAGAAGGGCGGCCGAGGCGAACTCCGCATCGTCGTTGAGGAACTCGTGCAGCCCGTTGACGAGGTTCATGCCCGACGCGATGGCGTCGAGGAGGTCGGTGCGCTGGGTGGGGTTCAGCAGTCCGCCGGCAGGCGCCATGCCGAAGATCATCGTGTCGGGGACGCGCCCGGCGTGAACGATCGCGTCGCCGAGATCGGCGACGACGGGGATGCCCGACACGGGATCGCCGAGCGCCACGCCGGCGTCGCTGCCGGCGAGAGTGCTGTCGATCACGCTGACGATCTCGTACTTCTCCGAGTGACGCACGAGGCCGTTGGCCGTCTTGCCGTCTTGGCGCCCGAAATTGCCCTCGCAGTAGACGACGGCCGTGGCGGAATGAGTCATGATGCTCCCCTGATATCTCAGAGGAGGCGACGAAACCGAGCTGTCTTCCCTGACGCCCGCGAGATGCCGACCCCTGGACCGTACCAACCCTTCCTGTGTAACGGGGGGCGACGAGACTTTCGTATGCGCGGGAATAGACCCGACCGTTCGCTGTTCCACACCATGGCGCATCAGCGCCGATCGCTCGACGGGGCGCGATTCAGACGACATGGCCCGAGGAGCACGTCATGAGCACCGACACCATCACCGATCGCGCCGCCCGCACCGATACCCCCATCCTTCCCGTCCTGGCCGAGCGCTGGAGCCCCCGCTCGTTCGTCGCCGACGAGACGATCGACGAGCAGAAGCTCGCCGCTGCCATCGAGGCCGCACGCTGGTCCTCGTCCGCAGCGAACTCGCAGCCCTGGCGCTTCATCGTCGCCCGCCGCGGAACCGAGGCCTTCGCCCGGATCGCCGCCACCCTCGCCGGATTCAACGGGGTCTGGGCGGGCTCGGCGGGAGCGCTCGTGGTCGCCGCCTACGAGCAGGCCGGCCCCGAGGGCGAGCCCCGTCCGTGGGCGCAGTACGACCTGGGGCAGGCCATGGCCCACTTCAGCATTCAGGCGCACGCGAGCGGGCTCCACGTGCACACCATGGGCGGCTTCGATGCCGACGCGGTGTCGGCCGCGTTCGATCTGCCCACCCGCATCCGCCCCCTCACGGTCACGGCCGTCGGTGCGCTCGCCCCGGCGGAGGCCCTGGGCGATGAGACGCTGATCGCGCGGGAGACCGCGCCGCGCGTGCGTCGCCCGCTGTCGGAGATCGTGCTCGTCGACCAGTAACGGCAGGGGCGTATACCCCACGCGCACGGATCGCGCACGAGGGCTTGCATCGTCGTTCCTCACCCGGTCGAGTAGCACGATGACCAACGACACCACCGCCACCGAGCCCGCAGCGCCGTCTGGCCTCAAGCGGGCAGTCGGCACCCCGTTGCTGTTCGCGTTCATCGTCGGAGACACGCTCGGCGCGGGCATCTACACCCTCGTCGGTTCCATGGCCGGTGATGTCGGCGGAGTCATCTGGCTTCCGCTGGTCGTCGCGCTGATCATCGCCCTGCTCACGGCGGGCACCTACGCCGAGCTCATCACGAAGTACCCGCACGCGGGCGGTGCGGCGCGCTACGCCGATCGGGCGTTCGGGGTGCCGTACGTGTCGTTCCTCGTTGGCTTCCTCATGATGGCCTCGGGCATCACGACTGCCGCCGCGCTGGCGAACGCGTTCGCCGGCGACTACCTCGCCGCGATCATCGACGTGCCTGCGGCACCGACGGCCGTGGTGTTCATCATCCTGCTGACGCTGATCAACCTCCGCGGCGTCCGCGAATCTCTCGGCGCCAACCTCATCGCGTCGGTGATCGAGGTGTCGGGCCTCGTCATCGTCATCGTCCTGGCCGCCGTCTTCATCGGTGGTGGAGGAGGCGACCCGGCTCGCCTCCTCGAGTTCTCGCCCGACAAGGCGCCCGTGGAGGGCGTGTTCGCGGCATCCATCATCGCGTTCTTCTCCTTCCTCGGATTCGAGGCGGCCGCGAACATGGCCGAAGAGGTGAAGAACCCCTCCAAGGCCTACCCGCGCGCCCTGTTCGGCGCGATCGGCACCGCTGCGATCGTCTACCTGCTGATCGCACTCGGCGCGGCGATGATCCTCCCCGCCGCCGACCTGGCGTCCTCGACCGGACCCCTCCTCGACGTGGTGGCCGCGACCGGCATCGCGCTGCCCCCGTGGCTGTTCGGACTCATCGCGCTCGTCGCGATCGCCAACGGCGCGCTGCTGTTCATGGTGATGGCCAGCCGTGTCGGGTACGGCCTGGCCGAATCCGGTCTGCTCCCGAAGGCGTTCTCGCGCGTGCTCCCGAACCGTCGCACCCCGTGGGTGTCGATCGTGGTCGTCGCCGTGGCGACGATCGGCCTCACCTTCCTGGGCGATGTCGCGACGTTGGCCGAGACGACGGTGCTGCTGCTCCTGCTGGTCTTCCTCTCGGCGAACGTCAGCGTGCTCGTGCTCAAGAAGGACAAGGTCGACCACAAGCACTTCTCGGTACCGCGGGTCGTGCCGGTGCTCGCCATCATCGCGAGCATCGTGCTGCTCACCCAGCAGACCGGCGTGGTGTGGCTCGGAGCCCTGGCGTACATCGCGATCGGTTCGGTGCTCTTCTTCGTCGCCCGCGCCGGGCGCAAGCGCGAAGAGCGCAAGGCCGACGCCGGCTGAGGCGGATGCGGCGCGGCGTCAGGCGCCCGGATCCTTCCCGGCATCACCACGTTGCGCGGGGACGAGTTTGAGCCCGACGACGGCGACGGCGATGCCCGCGATGAAGATCGCTCTGCCCCAGGACAGCGGCTCCTCGCCGGTGACGGTCGCCCACCCCACGGTGAGCACCGCACCGATGCCGACCCACACGGCGTAGGCCGTGCCGATGGGGATGCGCTCCGAGGCTTTCGCGAGCCCGATCATGCTGGCGACGAGCGCGACGACGAACACGATCGTCGGGAGCGGCTGCGTGAAGCCTTCGGATCGGCCGAGGGCCGTGGCCCACACGGCTTCGAGGACGGCGCTGGCGATGAGGATCGACCACGCCATCTCAGCTCACCGCCTTCAGGCCGATGACCGACGCGACCAGCAGGAGGATGAGCAGGATGCGCGCGGTCGAGGCGCGCTCCTTCCTGGTCACGATGGCCCAGAGCACGGTGAGACTGGCCCCGATTCCGACCCAGACGGCGTAGGCGGTACCGGTGGGCAGGTCGTTCATCGCGAACGCGAGCCCCACCATGCTGATGACGAGCGCGACGACGAACAGGATCGTCGGCCGGGGCCGACGGAAGCCCTTCGACGCGGCCAGCGCCGACGCCCACACCGCCTCGAGAACACCGGAGGCGACCAGAATGATCCACGACATGACGAACCTTCCGAGTCAGTCTTGTCGCTCAGCGGGTACTGCTCCCTCGTCCGCGCCCGCCATCGGGTCGCCTCGAGGCTATCGAGCAGACCTGGGCACTCCCGGTGCAGGGGGCGGATGCTGCGCCCGACCGGCCCAACGTAGAATCTCGTGTGCCCTCCGATGCCCCTGACGACCGCCAGCCGAGCGGAATCGACCCCGCCGAACTCGCGGTGACGCTCGATGTGCTCGCGCGGATGGCCCGGATCGATCAGACGCACCCCGACTTCATCCAGGTGCGTCGGGCCACGGCCCACATGTTCAAGGCGGTCAAGAAAGAGCGTCGGCGCGAGATCCGCGAAGCGATCGCCGAGGCCGACCGCAGCGTGATCGCCGCGACCGCCACCGGGGCACCCGATCGCATCGACGACGAGACCCGCGGCATCCCGATCAGCACCGCGACCACGGCCCCGACCGCGGGAACCCTGCTCAAGGCCCGCGGATGCTACATCTGCAAGCAGCCGTACACGCTGGTCGACGCCTTCTACCACCAGCTGTGCCCCGACTGCGCGGCGATGAGTCACGCCAAGCGCGACGCCCGCACCGACCTCACCGGGCGACGGGCGCTGCTCACCGGCGGCCGGGCGAAGATCGGCATGTACATCGCGCTGCGACTGCTCCGCGACGGTGCGCACACCACCATCACCACCCGGTTCCCGCGCGATGCGGTGCGGCGGTTCAGCAGCCTCCCCGACTCGGGCGACTGGCTCCACCGTCTCAAGATCGTCGGCATCGACCTCCGCGACCCCGCTCAGGTGATCGGACTCGCCGACGACGTCGCCGCATCCGGCACCCTCGACATCCTCATCAACAACGCCACCCAGACGGTGCGCCGTTCGACCGGCGCCTACCAGCCGCTCGTCGACGCCGAGCTCGCACCGCTCCCCGACGGACCGCTGCCCGAGCTGGTCACGTTCGGGCACACCAACGACCAGCACCCGCAGGCCCTCGAGCGCTCCGTCGCTGCGCACCCCGTGCTCGCCGCCGCGGCCTCGCGGGCCGACGAGCTCACCGAGCAGGCCATGGCGGCAGGATCCAGCTCGCTCGAACGGCTCGCGGCGGGCACCGCGATCGATGCCGGCGGCCTCGTGCCCGACCTGCACGACGTCAACTCGTGGACCCAGCGCGTCGACGAGGTCGACCCGCTCGAGATGCTCGAGGTGCAGCTCGCCAACACCACGGCCCCGTTCCTGTTGATCTCGAAGCTGCGCGCGTCGATGGCGGCGAGCCCCGCGGCCCGCACCTACATCGTCAACGTCAGCGCCATGGAGGGCGTGTTCGGCCGCGGCTACAAGGGCCCCGGCCACCCGCACACCAACATGGCCAAGGCCGCCGTGAACATGCTCACCCGCACGAGCGCGCGCGAGATGTTCGAGACCGACGGCATCCTCATGACGAGCGTCGACACCGGGTGGATCACCGACGAGCGACCCCACCCGACCAAGGTGCGGCTCGCCGAGGAGGGTTTCCACGCCCCGCTCGACCTCGTCGACGGTGCTGCGCGGGTCTACGACCCGATCGTGCGCGGTGAAGCCGGCGAAGACCTCTTCGGCGTCTTCCTCAAGGACTACGCGCCCGGCTCGTGGTGAGGCTGCCCGCCCCGGGCAACCGGGTGGTGGTGCGCTACCTGCTCCCGACCGGGCAGGCCACCGACGCGCTCGGCGAACTGCTCAGCGCAGACGCCGACACCGTGGTCGTCGACGGCAAGCGCGGCGTCGAACGGATCGCGGTCTCCGACATCATCGCGGCCAAGCCCGTTCCGCCGCCGCCCGCACCGCGCCCGCGCTGAGGGGTCAGCGCGCGGCCCGCTCCACGAGCCGGGTGATCTCCTTCTCCACGGCCGGCGACCAGCCCGCCACCGCGAACGACGTAGGCCAGAAGTCGCCGTCATCGAGCGCCGCCGTCTCCTGGAAGCCGAGGGTCGAGTAGCGGGTCTTGAACTTCGACTTGTCCTGGAAGAACAGAACGACCTTGCCGTCTTTCGCCCAGCCGGGCGAGCCGTAGAAGGTCTTCGGGGCAAGACCCGGAGCGACCGCGCGCACGATCTCGTGCAGGCGCAGAGCGATCTCACGATCCTCCTCGGCCATCTTGTCGATCGCCGCCAGCACGGCCTTCTCGGCGTCCTCGCCCTTCTTCGCGGCTTTCAGCTCGCGCGCGTGCTCTCGTATCGCGGCGCGCTCCTCGGGTGTGAACCCCGACTTCGTCGATTCGGCCATGACGATCTTCTCCCCGGATGGATGGTGATGTGGGAC
This portion of the Microbacterium hatanonis genome encodes:
- a CDS encoding putative glycolipid-binding domain-containing protein, which translates into the protein MKLAPPPVSASWNHRGARVGFEVVFLSDRNGGHRLAGHTTANESAALWSVGYRVTVDPSWRTVAVRASSRTDAGVREVRLTRDMADRWTVDGEPRPELDGCVDVDFESSAVTNTLPIHRLDFTVGRGVDVPAAFVRAGDLRVERLEQRYTLIEASPERLLFHYESSTFGFECTLTYDRAGLVIEYPGIATRDT
- a CDS encoding LysR family transcriptional regulator — its product is MIDPVSIRALMAVADHGSVVEAARVLGYTPPNVSQHIRKLELHFDTPLLERVGRGVVLTPAAMTLVSRGRPLVDGLEQLRRAPLHDDEVTGVLRVGAFPTAVCGLLIPTITRAAAKYPQLRIEPYEIEADAALTALARGTLDAVIHKSWGANEPDEFEPRALRRTEIGTDQLDALVPSTHPLAGRDRLFLRELASDQWAISPVHDPYGRWIASHDPALLSTLGHAFEAAEFQTLTRYVEAGLAVTVIPRLGRGVLPDSVRAIPLADPDAYRKIHLYLRPITARSQVAGAFAAMIGEALRNEESSD
- a CDS encoding MarR family winged helix-turn-helix transcriptional regulator, translated to MPDDSEPASRDEALADIADRIVHVARLLTARGFADTTIVPLSPLEALVVRHIDRHPGITSSHVAANLELRASNTSTILRGLVEKGMVARTEDPSDRRAAHFTLTADAHVSIARLRAEWSGKLGAALPATVDLDGALEVLTALENELG
- a CDS encoding multidrug effflux MFS transporter, translated to MLSTDTVLTTTPADRPSSATDTALRAPHRPIGGATLITLAVLAAIAPFGIDLYLSAFPAMTADLATTATGVQLSLTAFLVGAGLGQVVFGPWSDRVGRLAPLLTGLAVFLVASVVAMLAGSIEVLVAARLLQGIGGAAGMVIGRAMIVDREEGPRAARALNLMMMIGGIAPVIAPLTGSVLGGAIGWRGLLAIVGGVGAVAAILTLLFVRESLPREVRVARAAREPGGWRVLLSRTYVGNVLAFAFGMAIMMAYISASPFVYQDMVGLDALGYGIAFAINAVGLVAATGLAAFLARRISPRASALIGLGTSFAAVAVILILTVAGAPAAWLMVPLFFAIAPLGLVLGSTTALALSSVPHAATGSASAILGLLQFVLAGTVAGLVGVAGEHTALPLALTMFAAALLALLALAVGRERTVTPARVRRP
- a CDS encoding sensor histidine kinase, whose product is MTAVAALRTGSLRRRTIVAVLALLALVLIVLVIVVDVVLGARLRGQIEDRLRDRASAAASLVGTVDAEELAERLSAQGLSVRIDDAGGGSVVAGPSPDQLRDGPPGGPGPAGPPEPLASSPSTSASGETVTASEVSGDEQLVTLRSTLSDGSTVTLTASTAGVDETLTQVRWVMGVASVAVLALGAGAIVLIVRGTLRPLDRMSVAARSVAAGDRDRRLRPTRPDTEIGRVAAAFDDMLDDVVGAEQAALDAETRLRAFLSDAAHELRTPVAGMRAAAETLIRADLDGPDRELLATRVVHEASRASRLVDDLLTMARVDQGLELRPRSVDLRELLAAETERMRRVHPGLRVDLRAPSEPVPVVVDADRIAQVVANLVDNAARATAGAGRVRIELVAGSRDTAAVSVVDDGPGVPDADRERIFERLVRLDPARAARTGAGLGLPIARGIARAHGGDVVCERDADGARFVVSLPLGAAVRDDVPAPA
- a CDS encoding response regulator transcription factor — translated: MPAPARVLVLDDDETIRLSVVTALRADGLIAEGDADGRHLTERLATFRPDLLVLDWMMPGPTGIRLLPVIREAGDTPVIMLTARDEVDDRLRGFAEGADDYVVKPFSMAELVARTTAVLRRRGRLPATIEVGDLVVDPDAALARRGGEALDLTATEFRLLRLFVESRGRTLSKAQILTEVWGYDDYDPNLVEVHLSALRRKMETRGPRMIHTVRGLGYRLSVAP
- a CDS encoding DUF1611 domain-containing protein yields the protein MTHSATAVVYCEGNFGRQDGKTANGLVRHSEKYEIVSVIDSTLAGSDAGVALGDPVSGIPVVADLGDAIVHAGRVPDTMIFGMAPAGGLLNPTQRTDLLDAIASGMNLVNGLHEFLNDDAEFASAALLAGVTITDVRRTKDKKDLRLFTGEIFDVTCPRVAVLGTDGAIGKRTTTTLLVEALIARGIKAVMIGTGQTALIQGARYAVALDATVPQYCSGEVEGQVVSAFHDENPDIIVVEGQGALSHPAYLTSAYILRGARPDGVIVQHAPLRGTLGDYPAIPMPTAASEIALIEAFARTRVIGVTINHENMTDQQVTDAIDEYELEFGVPATDPLTRPIDQLVEMVFQAYPALRERAVLAAT
- a CDS encoding nitroreductase family protein codes for the protein MSTDTITDRAARTDTPILPVLAERWSPRSFVADETIDEQKLAAAIEAARWSSSAANSQPWRFIVARRGTEAFARIAATLAGFNGVWAGSAGALVVAAYEQAGPEGEPRPWAQYDLGQAMAHFSIQAHASGLHVHTMGGFDADAVSAAFDLPTRIRPLTVTAVGALAPAEALGDETLIARETAPRVRRPLSEIVLVDQ